A single window of Malus sylvestris chromosome 5, drMalSylv7.2, whole genome shotgun sequence DNA harbors:
- the LOC126620717 gene encoding uncharacterized protein LOC126620717 produces the protein MEENASHIVWESNSKTSIPNLLLSETMTTFCASISSSPLFSSIVALCALILLYFPNHFLQIIFSPVLIITGFLILSILRLGAVQRIETEGDELKEKETSRSLLESEENRGNCNGIQEQIPSLEEDQDQRFLDYQSETDSESEAGFDPKPCFEDLFVEWNVKAPLEVIYEEYEGEEDEVDPNGNDPDSNRKEGNQVLSLEKHPSLSLCYPESDSDSSSDCGFSVPGAWDSPDAMCFRWEDDREGLIEIALDSNSKRGELDFRFDHDHDEENLIEIDISPTRKQ, from the coding sequence ATGGAAGAAAATGCGAGTCACATCGTCTGGGAATCCAATTCCAAAACTTCCATTCCAAACTTACTACTTTCCGAAACCATGACCACCTTTTGTGCTTCAATTTCCTCAAGCCCTCTGTTTTCCAGCATTGTCGCTCTCTGCGCTCTGATCCTCCTCTACTTCCCCAACCATTTCCTCCAAATCATTTTTTCGCCGGTCCTGATCATCACCGGATTCCTCATCCTCTCGATTCTCCGCCTCGGCGCAGTTCAGAGAATCGAAACGGAAGGCGATGAgctaaaagaaaaggaaaccaGTCGCTCTCTGCTCGAAAGCGAAGAAAACAGGGGAAACTGCAATGGAATCCAAGAACAAATCCCAAGTTTGGAAGAGGACCAAGATCAAAGATTTTTAGACTACCAATCTGAAACAGACTCCGAAAGTGAAGCGGGTTTCGACCCGAAGCCGTGCTTCGAAGACTTGTTCGTCGAGTGGAACGTGAAGGCGCCACTGGAGGTCATTTATGAAGAGTACGAAGGTGAAGAAGATGAGGTGGATCCGAATGGAAACGATCCGGACTCAAATCGAAAGGAGGGAAACCAAGTTCTGAGTCTCGAGAAGCACCCTTCGTTGTCGCTGTGTTACCCGGAGTCGGACTCGGATAGCTCGTCGGATTGTGGGTTTTCGGTACCCGGAGCGTGGGACTCGCCGGATGCGATGTGTTTCCGGTGGGAGGATGATAGAGAAGGGCTTATAGAGATTGCTCTGGACAGCAATTCAAAGAGAGGCGAATTGGATTTTCGGTTTGATCACGATCACGATGAAGAGAATTTGATAGAGATTGATATATCTCCGACGAGAAAACAATGA
- the LOC126623503 gene encoding external alternative NAD(P)H-ubiquinone oxidoreductase B2, mitochondrial-like, which yields MRGFAFFDRVSKAFHDYPKASKMLVVVAVSGGGYVAYAEANSEPKLISSAPGIDQGENKKKKIVVLGTGWAGTSFLRNLKNPNYEVQVISPRNYFAFTPLLPSVTCGTVEARSIVEPIRNIVRKKNVDVQFSEAACLKIDAQNKKIYCRSNLENNLNGQEEFVVDYDYLIIAVGANVNTFNTPGVMENCHFLKEVEDAQKIRKTVIDCFERASLPTVSDEEKKRILHFAVVGGGPTGVEFAAELHDYVNEDLVKLYPGVKELVKITLLEAGDHILNMFDKRITAFAEEKFQRDGIDLKTGSMVVKVTDKEIFTKELKNGGEVSAMPYGMALWSTGIGTRPFIKDFMAQVGQANRRALATDEWLRVEGCDKVYAIGDCATINQRKVMEDIAAIFRKADKDNSGTLTIKEYQEVIKDICERYPQVELYLKSKQMKNMVDLLKETADVSKGNAELNIEHFKTALSKVDSQMKNLPATGQVAAQQGVYLAKCFNRMEQCEKSPEGPLRFRGEGRHRFHPFRYKHLGQFAPLGGEQTAAQLPGDWVSIGHSSQWLWYSVYASKQVSWRNRALVVSDWGRRFIFGRDSSHLN from the exons ATGCGAGGTTTCGCTTTCTTCGATCGAGTTTCTAAAGCCTTCCATGACTATCCTAAGGCTTCCAAAATGCTCGTCGTCGTCGCCGTCAg TGGTGGCGGCTATGTGGCTTACGCTGAGGCAAACTCTGAGCCAAAACTGATCAGCAGCGCGCCCGGCATAGATCAAGgggaaaataagaaaaagaagatcGTCGTACTTGGAACTGGCTGGGCTGGAACAAGTTTCTTAAGGAATCTGAAAAACCCCAACTATGAGGTTCAGGTCATATCACCTCGGAATTACTTTGCCTTCACCCCTCTGCTACCAAGTGTTACCTGTGGCACAGTGGAAGCTCGCAGCATTGTTGAACCAATTCGTAACATTGTTAGAAAG aAAAATGTAGATGTTCAATTCAGTGAAGCTGCGTGCCTCAAGATCGACGCACAAAACAAGAAAATCTATTGCCGATCTAATCTGGAAAACAATTTGAACGGACAAGAAGAGTTCGTTGTGGATTATGACTACCTTATTATAGCTGTGGGAGCCAATGTTAACACATTCAATACTCCTGGTGTGATGGAGAACTGCCACTTTTTGAAG GAAGTAGAAGATGCtcaaaaaattcgaaaaactgTTATTGACTGCTTTGAAAGAGCAAGCCTTCCAACTGTAAGCGATGAGGAGAAGAAGCGGATTCTTCATTTTGCTGTTGTTGGCGGTGGTCCAACTGGTGTGGAATTTGCTGCAGAACTTCATGATTATGTCAATGAGGATTTGGTCAAATTGTATCCCGGGGTCAAGGAACTAGTTAAAATTACGCTTCTCGAAGCTGGAGATCATATTCTGAATAT GTTTGACAAAAGAATCACAGCTTTTGCTGAAGAAAAATTTCAAAGAGACGGTATTGATCTGAAAACAGGATCCATGGTTGTGAAAGTAACAGATAAAGAAATCTTTACCAAAGAACTGAAAAATGGCGGGGAAGTTTCTGCCATGCCTTATGGAATGGCACTCTGGTCAACTGGCATTGGAACGCGTCCTTTCATAAAGGATTTCATGGCTCAAGTTGGTCAG GCTAATCGACGAGCTTTGGCAACTGATGAGTGGCTGCGAGTGGAGGGCTGTGACAAGGTGTATGCAATTGGTGATTGTGCAACAATAAATCAGCGCAAAGTCATG GAGGATATTGCTGCCATATTCCGCAAGGCGGACAAGGATAATTCAGGAACACTAACAATCAAGGAGTATCAAGAAGTGATTAAGGATATCTGTGAAAGGTATCCTCAAGTGGAGCTTTATTTGAAGAGCAAACAGATGAAGAACATGGTTGACCTTTTGAAGGAAACAGCGGATGTTTCAAAAGGAAACGCGGAGCTGAATATCGAACATTTCAAGACCGCTCTTTCCAAAGTGGATTCCCAGATGAAAAATCTTCCAGCCACAGGACAG GTTGCTGCTCAACAAGGTGTCTACCTTGCCAAATGTTTCAATCGTATGGAACAGTGTGAGAAAAGTCCTGAAGGTCCTCTCAGGTTCCGTGGAGAAGGTCGCCATCGGTTCCATCCCTTTAG GTACAAGCATCTAGGTCAGTTTGCTCCGTTGGGAGGAGAGCAGACAGCAGCTCAGCTTCCCGGAGATTGGGTTTCGATTGGCCACAGCTCCCAGTGGCTTTGGTATTCTGTTTATGCAAG CAAACAAGTGAGCTGGCGCAACAGAGCACTGGTGGTATCGGACTGGGGTAGGCGTTTCATCTTTGGAAGGGACTCGTCGCATTTGAATTGA
- the LOC126623504 gene encoding protein TRANSPORT INHIBITOR RESPONSE 1-like, with protein sequence MDSQRKKVLEQVLNLVTSPKDRSSVSLVCKDWYDVERHSRRHVFIGNCYSVSPEIVTRRFPNIRSVTLKGRPRFSDFNLVPPNWGGDVRPWLDVFAAEYPQLEELRLKRMTVSDESLEFLAASFADFKALSLLSCDGFSTDGLEAIATDCKNLTELDIQENDIDDKSGDWLSCFPENFTSMEILNFSCLNSDVDFDALESLVSRCKSLKVLKVNKTVTLDQLRSLLNHAPQLLELGTGSFWQELTPSQHSELERVFSNCKNLHALSGLWQATALYLPVLYPVCTNLTFLNLSYAATLQSWDLAKLVANCPHLRRLWVLDTVEDKGLEAVGSNCPLLEELRVFPSSPDGDDIVDGVTESGFVAVSHGCPRLRYVLYFCWQMTNAAVATVAQNCPDITHFRLCIMTPAKPDHLTGEPMDEAFGAVVKTCTKLERLSVSGLLTDLTFEYIGKYAKNLEYLSVAFAGDSDQGMQYVMNGCPKLKKLEIRDCPFGDTALLSGLEKYESMRSLWMSACLVTMNACRSLASKVRRLNVEVMKDDENGDDSQADKVYVYRSIAGPRKDAPAFVLTF encoded by the exons ATGGATTCCCAAAGAAAGAAGGTTCTGGAGCAGGTCCTGAACCTGGTCACCTCACCCAAGGACCGGAGCTCCGTCTCGCTGGTCTGCAAGGACTGGTACGACGTGGAGAGACACTCTCGCCGCCACGTCTTCATCGGAAACTGCTACTCCGTGTCGCCGGAGATCGTGACCCGGCGGTTTCCCAACATCCGGAGCGTGACCCTGAAGGGGAGGCCGCGGTTCTCGGACTTCAATCTGGTGCCTCCGAATTGGGGCGGCGACGTTCGGCCGTGGCTGGATGTGTTCGCTGCTGAATACCCGCAGCTCGAGGAGCTGAGGCTGAAGAGGATGACGGTGAGTGATGAGAGCCTTGAGTTCTTGGCTGCTTCTTTTGCTGACTTCAAAGCTCTGTCGCTGCTCAGCTGTGACGGGTTCAGCACCGATGGCCTTGAAGCCATTGCCACTGACTGCAA GAATTTGACTGAGCTCGACATACAGGAAAACGACATCGATGATAAAAGTGGAGACTGGTTAAGCTGCTTCCCTGAAAACTTCACATCAATGGAAATACTAAACTTTTCCTGCCTGAATTCCGATGTCGACTTCGATGCTCTTGAGAGTCTTGTAAGTAGGTGCAAATCACTGAAGGTGTTAAAGGTTAATAAAACTGTAACCTTGGACCAACTACGAAGTCTTCTCAACCATGCTCCTCAACTTCTGGAGCTAGGCACCGGCTCGTTCTGGCAAGAGCTGACACCCTCTCAGCATTCAGAACTCGAAAGAGTGTTTAGCAACTGCAAGAATTTACATGCACTCTCTGGTTTATGGCAAGCAACAGCTCTTTATCTCCCGGTTCTGTATCCTGTCTGTACGAATCTTACTTTCTTGAATTTGAGCTATGCagcaactttgcaaagttgggACCTTGCTAAGCTTGTTGCTAATTGTCCACATCTCCGGCGCCTTTGG GTGCTGGACACAGTGGAAGACAAAGGGTTGGAGGCTGTTGGATCAAACTGTCCTTTGCTTGAGGAACTCCGTGTTTTCCCTTCTTCTCCCGATGGAGATGATATTGTTGATGGGGTGACTGAATCTGGGTTTGTTGCTGTGTCCCATGGCTGTCCAAGACTCCGCTATGTCCTCTACTTTTGTTGGCAGATGACTAATGCCGCTGTAGCAACTGTTGCACAAAACTGCCCTGATATAACCCACTTCCGTCTCTGCATAATGACCCCAGCAAAACCAGATCACCTGACGGGTGAGCCTATGGATGAGGCTTTTGGTGCAGTGGTGAAGACTTGCACTAAACTCGAAAGGCTTTCCGTTTCAGGTTTACTGACCGACCTTACATTTGAATACATTGGGAAATATGCCAAGAATTTGGAATACCTTTCAGTAGCCTTCGCTGGAGACAGTGATCAGGGGATGCAGTACGTGATGAATGGTTGCCCCAAGCTCAAGAAACTTGAGATACGGGACTGCCCGTTTGGGGACACAGCTTTGCTCTCAGGTTTAGAGAAATATGAATCTATGAGGTCACTTTGGATGTCAGCCTGCCTTGTGACAATGAATGCCTGTCGGTCATTGGCAAGTAAGGTGCGGAGGTTGAATGTTGAGGTGATGAAagatgatgaaaatggtgatgaCAGTCAGGCTGATAAAGTCTATGTTTACCGTTCTATTGCCGGGCCAAGAAAGGATGCCCCGGCTTTTGTTCTCACCTTCTGA
- the LOC126623512 gene encoding dynein light chain 1, cytoplasmic-like, with product MLEGKAVVNETDMLQTMQQDALQLAAKALDNFDVTEPTEIAQFIKKEFDDTYGLGWQCIVGTDFGSFVTHSQGCFIYFFVGSLAFLLFRGTPNLAVEANNILPLEAVTA from the exons ATGTTGGAAGGTAAAGCCGTCGTCAATGAGACTGATATGCTTCAAACAATGCAGCAAGACGCTCTCCAGTTAGCTGCAAAGGCTCTCGATAACTTCGATGTCACTGAACCCACTGAGATTGCCCAATTCATAAAGAAG gaatttgatgaCACGTACGGGCTGGGGTGGCAGTGCATCGTAGGAACAGATTTTGGTTCGTTTGTGACACACAGCCAAGGCTGCTTCATCTATTTCTTCGTCGGTAGCCTTGCATTCTTGCTTTTCAGGGGAACACCCAATCTCGCTGTGGAAGCAAATAACATCCTGCCGTTGGAGGCCGTGACGGCATAA